From one Staphylococcus kloosii genomic stretch:
- the fur gene encoding ferric iron uptake transcriptional regulator, with translation MEERLNRVKQQLQQSSYKLTPQREATLRVLIENEKDHLSAEDVYLKVKDKAPEIGLATVYRTLELLAELKVVDKINFGDGVARFDLRKEGAKHFHHHLVCMECGKVEEIEEDLLPKVEEKVEQDFNFRILDHRLTFHGVCSSCQAKGK, from the coding sequence GTGGAAGAACGTTTAAATCGCGTGAAGCAACAATTACAGCAATCATCATATAAATTAACTCCACAAAGAGAAGCAACTTTAAGAGTTTTAATTGAAAATGAAAAAGATCACTTAAGCGCTGAAGATGTTTATTTAAAAGTTAAAGATAAGGCACCTGAAATCGGTTTAGCCACAGTATATAGAACATTAGAATTACTAGCAGAATTAAAAGTTGTCGATAAAATTAATTTCGGCGATGGCGTAGCTAGATTTGATTTACGTAAAGAAGGCGCCAAACACTTCCATCACCATTTAGTTTGTATGGAATGTGGCAAAGTTGAAGAAATCGAAGAGGACTTATTACCTAAAGTTGAAGAAAAAGTTGAACAAGACTTTAACTTTAGAATATTAGACCATCGTCTAACGTTCCATGGCGTTTGTTCTTCCTGTCAGGCTAAAGGAAAATAA
- the gndA gene encoding NADP-dependent phosphogluconate dehydrogenase: MTQQIGVVGLAVMGKNLAWNIESRGYSVSVFNRSSEKTDEMVKESEGKNIHPTYSIEEFVNSLEKPRKILLMVKAGPATDATIDSLLPLLDNDDILIDGGNTNYENTIRRNKALAESGVNFIGMGVSGGEVGALTGPSLMPGGQKEAFDKVSDILEAISAKADDGAPCVAYIGPNGAGHYVKMVHNGIEYADMQLIAESYAMMKDLLGMSHEEISQTFKDWNAGELSSYLIEITGDIFTKLDEGSDEALVEKILDTAGQKGTGKWTSINALELGIPLTIITESVFARFISSIKEERVNASKQLNGPSANFQGNKEEFLEKIRKALYMSKICSYAQGFTQMKKASEDNDWNLKLGDLAMIWREGCIIRAQFLQKIKDAFDNDANLQNLLLDPYFKDIVTNYQDALRDVVATGVQNGVPTPGFSASINYYDSYRSENLPANLIQAQRDYFGAHTYERKDREGVFHTQWVEE; this comes from the coding sequence ATGACACAACAAATTGGTGTAGTAGGTTTAGCAGTAATGGGTAAAAACCTTGCTTGGAATATTGAATCACGTGGTTATAGTGTTTCTGTATTCAACCGTTCTTCTGAAAAAACAGATGAAATGGTCAAAGAATCTGAAGGTAAAAATATTCACCCAACATACTCAATTGAAGAGTTTGTAAATTCATTAGAAAAACCCCGCAAAATCTTATTAATGGTTAAAGCTGGACCAGCAACTGACGCTACAATTGATAGCTTATTACCATTGTTAGACAATGATGATATTTTAATTGATGGTGGTAATACAAATTACGAAAACACTATCAGAAGAAATAAAGCACTTGCTGAAAGTGGCGTTAACTTTATCGGTATGGGCGTTTCAGGCGGAGAAGTTGGTGCGTTAACTGGACCATCATTAATGCCAGGTGGACAAAAAGAAGCATTCGATAAAGTAAGCGATATTTTAGAAGCTATTTCGGCTAAAGCTGACGACGGTGCACCATGTGTTGCTTATATCGGACCAAATGGCGCTGGACATTACGTTAAAATGGTACACAATGGTATCGAATATGCTGACATGCAATTAATTGCTGAAAGTTATGCAATGATGAAAGATTTACTTGGTATGTCACACGAAGAAATTTCTCAAACATTTAAAGACTGGAATGCTGGCGAACTTTCTAGTTACTTAATCGAAATCACTGGTGATATCTTCACTAAATTAGATGAAGGTAGCGATGAAGCACTAGTCGAAAAAATCTTAGATACAGCTGGACAAAAAGGTACAGGTAAATGGACTTCAATCAATGCCTTAGAATTAGGTATTCCATTGACTATCATTACAGAATCTGTATTCGCTAGATTTATTTCTTCAATTAAAGAAGAACGTGTTAATGCTTCAAAACAATTAAATGGACCAAGTGCAAACTTCCAAGGTAATAAAGAAGAATTCTTAGAAAAAATACGTAAAGCTTTATATATGAGTAAAATTTGTTCATATGCACAAGGATTTACTCAAATGAAAAAAGCTAGTGAAGATAACGACTGGAACTTAAAATTAGGCGACTTAGCTATGATTTGGAGAGAAGGTTGTATCATCCGTGCACAATTCTTACAAAAAATTAAAGATGCATTTGATAACGATGCTAACTTACAAAACTTATTATTAGATCCTTACTTCAAAGACATCGTTACAAATTATCAAGATGCATTACGTGATGTTGTAGCTACTGGTGTACAAAATGGGGTACCAACACCAGGATTCTCTGCAAGTATTAACTATTACGATAGTTACCGTTCAGAAAATCTACCAGCTAACTTAATTCAAGCGCAACGTGATTACTTTGGCGCTCATACTTATGAACGTAAAGACCGCGAAGGCGTATTCCATACACAATGGGTAGAAGAATAA
- a CDS encoding aldo/keto reductase, protein MQKNVLKSGIELSEVGLGCMSLGTEYDKAESIIESAIDQGITYFDTADIYDKGINEKIVGKALKKYQNRDDIVIGTKVGNHLKDDGSTFWDPSKKYIKSAVKDSLKNLGLDELDLYQLHGGTIDDPLDETISAFDELKQEGIVRAYGISSIRPNVIRYYLEHSQIETLMSQFNLIDNRPEDLVDEVNANNVKILARGPVFKGLLTANSSKALDNKFNEGIFDYTYQELGETIASVKEVENNLTALTFKYLKSQAALGSIIVGASSPAQLEENIKNYEAAQAIGNEQLKAARERVKNLQYTQHVK, encoded by the coding sequence ATGCAAAAGAACGTATTGAAAAGTGGCATTGAATTATCTGAAGTAGGATTAGGTTGTATGAGCCTTGGTACTGAATATGATAAGGCCGAATCAATTATCGAAAGTGCAATTGATCAAGGTATCACTTATTTTGATACAGCTGATATTTACGATAAAGGAATCAATGAAAAAATCGTCGGTAAGGCATTGAAAAAATACCAAAATCGAGATGATATTGTCATCGGTACAAAAGTAGGAAATCATTTAAAAGATGATGGTTCAACATTTTGGGATCCATCAAAAAAATATATTAAATCAGCAGTAAAAGATTCATTGAAAAATTTAGGATTAGATGAGCTAGATTTATATCAACTACATGGTGGTACGATTGATGATCCTTTAGATGAAACAATTAGTGCTTTTGATGAGTTAAAACAAGAAGGTATTGTTCGTGCGTATGGCATTTCTTCTATAAGACCTAATGTAATAAGATATTATTTAGAACATAGTCAAATAGAAACGTTAATGTCGCAATTCAATCTTATTGATAATAGACCAGAGGATTTAGTTGATGAAGTTAATGCTAACAACGTGAAAATTTTAGCTCGTGGACCAGTATTCAAAGGACTTCTAACTGCTAATAGTAGTAAAGCATTAGACAATAAATTTAATGAAGGTATCTTTGATTACACTTACCAAGAATTAGGAGAAACAATTGCTTCAGTTAAAGAAGTAGAAAATAATTTGACAGCTTTAACATTTAAATATTTAAAATCACAAGCAGCATTAGGTTCTATTATTGTAGGTGCTAGCAGCCCTGCTCAACTTGAAGAGAATATTAAAAATTACGAAGCGGCTCAAGCCATTGGTAACGAACAATTAAAAGCGGCAAGAGAACGCGTGAAAAACTTACAATATACACAGCACGTAAAATAA
- a CDS encoding SDR family NAD(P)-dependent oxidoreductase — translation MQRQHYIITGATSGLGLALLKALLQKNVQVTVLARNPQKITQLTRTVNSKQLTIINCDLLNLDDINNIPLQLPNTKIDGLIYSSGTGYFKSLQAHTIEEILETYQLNIVNFNVLFKVLLPYFTTNASIVGIGSQAAYTTQAYAAHYGASKAAFIQLMNALRLEHPSFHVMTVNTGPVNTPFHNHADPTLKYAKKYQRIMLDPTRLAHDIIDGIKKHKTEINKPSWMHLMLKIYNLAPRTVERLFPFAFKNKK, via the coding sequence TTGCAACGGCAACATTATATAATAACGGGGGCAACAAGTGGTTTAGGATTGGCTCTCTTAAAAGCCTTATTACAAAAAAATGTACAAGTAACTGTATTGGCACGCAATCCTCAAAAGATTACACAATTAACGCGTACGGTTAATTCAAAGCAGTTAACTATTATTAACTGTGATTTGCTTAATCTTGATGATATAAACAACATTCCTTTACAACTACCTAACACTAAAATAGATGGTTTAATATATAGTTCAGGAACTGGGTATTTTAAATCGTTACAAGCACATACTATTGAAGAAATATTAGAAACATATCAATTAAATATTGTTAATTTCAATGTCTTGTTTAAAGTGTTATTACCATACTTCACAACCAATGCTTCTATAGTTGGCATTGGTAGTCAGGCAGCATATACTACTCAAGCTTATGCAGCACATTATGGTGCTAGCAAGGCCGCATTTATTCAATTAATGAATGCATTACGCTTAGAACATCCATCGTTTCACGTTATGACGGTCAATACGGGTCCTGTTAATACACCTTTTCACAACCATGCAGATCCGACATTAAAATATGCTAAAAAATATCAACGTATAATGCTAGATCCTACACGATTGGCTCATGATATTATCGATGGTATAAAGAAACACAAAACAGAGATTAATAAACCAAGTTGGATGCATTTAATGCTCAAAATTTACAATTTAGCACCACGTACGGTTGAACGACTATTTCCTTTTGCTTTTAAAAATAAAAAATAA
- a CDS encoding glycoside hydrolase family 13 protein, with amino-acid sequence MQSKQWWKEAVAYQVYPRSFNDSNDDGIGDLRGVINKLDYLQDLGIDVIWLSPMYKSPNDDNGYDISDYQDIMGEFGTMEDFDELLTSIHERGMKLILDLVVNHTSDEHPWFIESRSSKDSAKRDWYIWKDPKPDGSEPTNWESIFNGSTWEYDSKTDQYYFHLFSKKQPDLNWENPKVRAAIISMMNWWFDKGIDGFRVDAITHIKKSFEYGDLPADNNEQYVPAFDVAMNQPGIHDWLQELKENSLSKYDIMTVGEANGVTPDDADLWVGEQEGKFNMIFQFEHLGLWNTGDVKFDVLSYKQVLNRWQQRLANNGWNALFIENHDQPRRVSTWGDDQQFWYESATSHAIVYFLQQGTPFIYQGQEIGMTNYPFENIETFNDVAVVNEYNIVKEQGGDVNALLNKHKMENRDNSRTPMQWNDEPFAGFSTVEPWFPVNPNYKNINVAEQQKDKHSILTFYKDLIKLKKSDDLYTYGNFELVDADNPKVFAYTRTLNNKRALIVGNLSNDTSALNLDITFDDSKIKLHNYNSAIDLNHLKPYEAFVIHLT; translated from the coding sequence ATGCAAAGTAAACAATGGTGGAAAGAAGCTGTAGCTTATCAAGTGTACCCCCGTAGTTTTAATGATTCTAACGACGATGGTATTGGAGACTTACGTGGCGTAATTAATAAATTAGATTATTTACAAGATTTAGGCATAGATGTTATTTGGTTAAGTCCAATGTATAAATCGCCTAACGATGATAATGGTTACGATATTAGCGATTATCAAGATATTATGGGTGAGTTTGGTACGATGGAGGACTTTGATGAATTACTAACGTCCATTCATGAAAGAGGTATGAAATTAATTTTAGATTTAGTAGTCAATCATACTTCTGATGAACATCCTTGGTTTATAGAATCTCGATCTAGTAAAGATAGTGCAAAACGCGATTGGTATATATGGAAAGACCCTAAACCTGATGGCAGTGAACCGACAAATTGGGAAAGTATTTTTAACGGTTCTACTTGGGAATATGATAGTAAGACAGACCAGTATTATTTCCACTTATTTAGTAAAAAACAACCCGACTTAAATTGGGAGAATCCAAAGGTTAGGGCAGCTATTATTTCAATGATGAATTGGTGGTTTGATAAAGGGATAGATGGCTTTAGAGTTGATGCAATTACCCATATAAAAAAATCTTTCGAATATGGTGATTTACCAGCAGATAATAATGAACAATATGTGCCGGCGTTCGATGTAGCAATGAATCAACCGGGTATACACGATTGGTTACAAGAGTTAAAAGAAAACAGTTTATCGAAGTACGACATTATGACTGTCGGTGAAGCAAATGGCGTGACACCAGATGATGCAGATTTATGGGTAGGGGAACAAGAAGGTAAATTTAACATGATTTTCCAATTCGAACATTTGGGCTTGTGGAATACTGGTGATGTTAAATTTGATGTTTTATCATATAAACAAGTATTAAACCGTTGGCAGCAACGATTAGCAAACAACGGCTGGAATGCCTTATTTATAGAAAATCATGATCAACCACGTAGGGTGTCTACATGGGGCGATGATCAACAATTTTGGTATGAATCTGCTACGAGTCATGCTATCGTATATTTTTTACAACAAGGTACGCCTTTTATTTATCAAGGCCAAGAAATAGGCATGACCAATTATCCATTTGAGAATATAGAAACTTTTAATGATGTTGCAGTTGTAAATGAATATAATATTGTAAAAGAGCAGGGCGGCGATGTAAACGCCTTATTAAACAAACATAAAATGGAAAATAGAGATAATTCCCGCACACCAATGCAGTGGAACGACGAACCTTTTGCAGGCTTTTCTACTGTAGAACCTTGGTTCCCTGTAAATCCAAATTATAAAAATATCAATGTAGCAGAGCAACAAAAAGATAAACACTCAATTTTAACTTTTTATAAAGATTTAATTAAACTAAAAAAATCTGATGATTTATATACTTATGGTAATTTCGAATTAGTTGATGCAGATAATCCAAAAGTTTTTGCATATACAAGAACTTTAAATAATAAGCGTGCTTTAATTGTAGGTAATCTATCAAATGATACATCTGCACTTAACCTAGATATCACTTTTGATGATTCAAAAATTAAATTACACAATTACAATTCCGCTATTGATTTAAATCATTTAAAACCTTATGAAGCATTTGTTATTCATTTAACTTAA
- a CDS encoding AraC family transcriptional regulator has product MDVIKQIQQAIVYIEDHLLEQFNMQQLSDYVGLSPYHLDQSFKMIVGQSPSEYALARKMTLAAQELITSSNRMVDIAKKYHYPTANDFANEFSKYHGISPLQANAKKEQLNIKNRQYLKITTTEKSPYSYRLETINGINLVGYAEFINAANIDNPFKIPDILEDLLIDGKIKELERYNNVSPHELFVISCPLEYGVEIFVGVPSDRYPEHLESRYLPERQYAKFNLQGEIDYITNEAWYYIETSLQMTLPYERDSLYVEVYPFDISFDDSFTKVQLWLPVNQDDYNDL; this is encoded by the coding sequence TTGGACGTTATCAAGCAAATACAACAAGCAATTGTTTATATCGAAGATCATTTGCTAGAGCAATTTAATATGCAACAACTTAGTGATTACGTTGGTCTTTCACCGTATCATTTAGATCAAAGTTTTAAAATGATTGTCGGGCAGTCACCTTCTGAATATGCACTTGCACGTAAAATGACTTTAGCGGCACAAGAACTGATTACCAGTTCTAATAGAATGGTAGATATTGCTAAAAAATATCATTATCCAACCGCCAATGATTTCGCAAATGAATTCAGTAAATACCATGGCATTTCACCATTACAAGCGAATGCAAAAAAAGAACAGTTAAATATCAAAAATAGACAATATTTAAAAATTACTACTACAGAAAAATCACCTTATTCATATAGATTAGAAACAATCAATGGTATAAACCTAGTGGGATATGCAGAATTTATCAATGCTGCTAATATAGATAATCCTTTTAAAATTCCTGACATTTTGGAAGATTTATTGATTGATGGTAAGATAAAGGAATTAGAACGTTATAATAATGTAAGTCCTCATGAACTTTTCGTTATTAGTTGTCCTTTAGAATATGGCGTTGAAATTTTTGTTGGCGTTCCTAGTGATCGCTATCCAGAACATTTAGAAAGCCGTTATTTGCCTGAAAGACAATATGCTAAATTTAATTTACAAGGTGAGATTGATTATATTACAAATGAAGCATGGTATTACATTGAAACAAGTCTTCAAATGACATTACCATATGAGAGAGATAGTTTATACGTAGAAGTATATCCTTTTGATATTTCTTTTGATGATAGTTTCACTAAAGTTCAATTATGGTTACCAGTAAATCAGGACGACTATAATGATTTATAA
- the rnz gene encoding ribonuclease Z, with protein sequence MEITFFGTSAGLPTKERNTQAIALNLEPYLNNIWLFDVGEATQHQILHHSIKLGKVNHIFITHMHGDHIFGLPGILTTRSFQGGEGKPLTIVGPKGIKEYVETTLRVSESRLNYPLTFIEIDDHFAYQHNGFTVTANLLNHGITSYGYRIEAPYTPGKIDVAALKNIGLEPGPKYQEIKANDTFEYDGLIYDSNDFKGEPTRGPIVAIFGDTKPCTNEYLIANDADVMIHEGTYLEGDKTLANNYNHSHIEDVFELMERANVKYALITHISNRYTFEDVEQIYNELVNQRQQTNFKFVSDFDSYKF encoded by the coding sequence ATGGAAATAACTTTTTTTGGTACCAGTGCTGGATTACCTACAAAAGAGCGTAACACCCAAGCAATTGCACTTAATTTGGAACCTTACTTAAATAACATATGGTTATTTGACGTAGGTGAAGCAACTCAACATCAAATATTACATCATTCTATAAAATTAGGTAAGGTTAATCATATCTTTATTACTCATATGCATGGCGATCATATTTTTGGGCTTCCTGGTATTTTAACTACTCGTTCATTTCAAGGTGGGGAAGGTAAACCTTTAACTATAGTTGGACCAAAAGGCATCAAGGAATATGTTGAAACAACGTTAAGAGTTTCGGAATCGCGGTTAAATTACCCATTAACTTTTATCGAAATTGACGATCATTTTGCATATCAACATAATGGCTTTACGGTTACAGCTAACTTATTAAATCACGGTATAACCTCATATGGTTATCGTATAGAAGCACCTTATACACCTGGTAAAATTGATGTAGCAGCGTTAAAAAATATCGGGTTAGAACCTGGGCCAAAATACCAAGAAATAAAAGCTAATGACACATTTGAATACGATGGTTTGATTTACGATTCAAATGACTTCAAAGGAGAACCTACGCGAGGGCCAATCGTTGCAATATTTGGAGATACAAAACCATGTACCAATGAATATTTAATTGCAAACGATGCAGATGTTATGATTCATGAAGGCACTTATTTAGAAGGCGACAAAACATTAGCTAATAATTATAATCATAGTCATATTGAAGATGTCTTCGAATTAATGGAACGTGCGAATGTTAAATATGCTCTTATTACACATATTAGTAATCGTTATACTTTTGAAGATGTGGAACAAATTTATAATGAATTAGTTAATCAGCGCCAACAAACAAACTTTAAATTCGTTAGTGATTTTGACTCTTATAAGTTTTAA
- the zwf gene encoding glucose-6-phosphate dehydrogenase: protein MSTRNKNIPCLITIFGATGDLSHRKLFPSLFHLYQQENLNEQIAIIGIGRRDISNDDFRSQVKSSIQEHVKNTKHLDKFMEHVFYHRHDVSDEASYESLLEFSNNLDKEFKLEGNRLFYLAMAPKFFGEISDYLKSSGLTNTDGFKRLVIEKPFGSDLKSAEQLNEQLRRSFKEEEIYRIDHYLGKDMVQNIEVLRFANAMFEPLWNNKYISNIQITSSEILGVEDRGGYYETSGALKDMVQNHMLQMVALLAMEAPISLHSEDIRAEKVKALKSLRKLEPDEVSQNFVRGQYDQGVIGGQEVKKYRDEDRVAEDSKTPTFVSGKLTIDNFRWAGVPFYIRTGKRMKSKTIQVVVEFKEVPMNLYYETDKKLDSNLLVINIQPNEGVSLHLNAKKNVQGIETEPVQLSYAMSAQDKMNTVDAYENLLFDCLNGDATNFTHWEELKSTWKFVDAIQEYWDKTEPEFPNYEAGTNGPLESDLLLSRDGFHWWEDIH, encoded by the coding sequence TTGAGTACTAGAAATAAGAACATCCCTTGTTTAATTACTATATTCGGAGCGACGGGTGATTTGAGCCATAGAAAATTATTTCCATCGTTATTCCATTTATATCAACAAGAAAATTTAAATGAACAAATCGCAATTATTGGAATAGGTAGAAGAGACATTTCGAACGATGATTTCCGTAGTCAAGTGAAGTCGTCAATTCAAGAACATGTAAAAAACACTAAACATTTAGATAAATTTATGGAACATGTATTTTACCATAGACATGATGTTAGTGACGAAGCAAGTTATGAATCTTTATTAGAATTTAGTAATAACTTAGATAAAGAATTTAAACTTGAAGGTAATAGATTATTCTACCTAGCTATGGCGCCAAAATTCTTTGGTGAAATTTCCGATTACTTAAAATCATCAGGTTTAACTAATACTGATGGCTTTAAACGTTTAGTTATTGAAAAACCATTCGGCTCTGACCTTAAATCAGCAGAGCAATTAAATGAACAATTACGTCGTTCATTTAAAGAAGAAGAAATATATCGTATCGACCATTATTTAGGTAAAGATATGGTACAAAATATCGAAGTATTACGTTTTGCTAATGCAATGTTCGAACCATTATGGAACAATAAATATATTTCAAACATTCAAATTACTTCTTCTGAAATACTAGGTGTTGAAGATAGAGGTGGTTATTACGAAACAAGTGGTGCACTGAAAGATATGGTTCAAAACCATATGTTACAAATGGTAGCTCTATTAGCTATGGAAGCACCAATTAGCTTACACAGTGAAGATATTCGTGCCGAAAAAGTAAAAGCACTAAAATCTCTAAGAAAATTAGAACCAGATGAAGTTAGCCAAAACTTTGTTAGAGGTCAATATGATCAAGGTGTCATTGGTGGACAAGAAGTAAAAAAATACCGTGACGAAGACCGTGTTGCAGAAGATTCAAAAACCCCTACTTTTGTATCAGGTAAATTAACTATCGATAACTTTAGATGGGCTGGCGTGCCATTCTATATTAGAACTGGTAAACGTATGAAGAGTAAAACAATTCAAGTTGTAGTTGAGTTTAAAGAAGTACCAATGAACTTATATTACGAAACAGATAAAAAACTAGACTCTAATTTACTAGTTATTAATATTCAACCTAATGAAGGTGTGTCACTACATCTAAACGCTAAAAAGAATGTTCAAGGTATTGAAACAGAACCTGTTCAATTATCTTATGCTATGAGTGCTCAAGATAAAATGAACACTGTCGATGCGTATGAAAACTTACTTTTCGATTGTCTAAATGGTGATGCAACAAACTTCACTCACTGGGAAGAATTAAAATCAACTTGGAAATTTGTTGATGCGATTCAAGAATACTGGGATAAAACAGAACCAGAATTCCCTAACTATGAAGCGGGTACAAATGGTCCGTTAGAAAGTGACTTACTATTAAGTAGAGATGGCTTCCATTGGTGGGAAGATATTCATTAA
- the proC gene encoding pyrroline-5-carboxylate reductase, translating into MKLVFYGAGNMAHAIFTGIVNSNVIDSNDIYLTNRSNEQALKDYAQELGVNYSYDDKALLAQADYVFIGTKPYDFESLAERIRPYITDKNKFISIMAGLPMDYIREQLDTKNPIARIMPNTNAHVGHSVTGISFSSNFGATSKDEVDNLINAFGSAIEVPEDNLHQVTAITGSGPAFLYHVFEQYVTAGTRLGLEKDQVEESIRNLIIGTSKMIERSELSMGQLRKNITSKGGTTQAGLNALSEYDIEGIFEDCLRSAVNRSIELSNQDDDD; encoded by the coding sequence ATGAAACTAGTGTTTTACGGAGCAGGTAATATGGCACATGCTATTTTTACGGGAATAGTTAATTCAAATGTTATTGATTCTAATGATATCTATTTAACAAATAGATCAAATGAGCAAGCTTTAAAGGATTACGCACAAGAACTAGGCGTAAATTATAGTTACGATGACAAAGCATTGCTTGCTCAAGCTGATTACGTCTTTATTGGTACAAAACCATATGATTTTGAGTCGTTAGCAGAAAGAATTCGACCTTATATTACTGATAAAAATAAATTTATCTCAATTATGGCTGGTTTACCGATGGATTATATTAGAGAGCAATTAGATACTAAAAATCCTATAGCACGTATTATGCCTAATACAAATGCACACGTTGGTCATTCTGTAACAGGTATAAGTTTCTCAAGTAATTTTGGTGCTACTTCTAAGGATGAAGTTGATAATTTAATTAATGCATTCGGTTCTGCAATTGAAGTGCCAGAAGACAATTTACATCAAGTAACAGCAATAACAGGAAGCGGACCAGCATTTTTATACCACGTATTCGAACAATATGTAACGGCTGGTACACGCTTAGGATTAGAAAAAGACCAAGTAGAAGAATCAATTAGAAACTTAATTATAGGTACGAGTAAAATGATTGAAAGATCAGAATTGAGTATGGGACAGTTACGTAAAAACATTACTTCTAAAGGCGGTACGACGCAAGCTGGATTAAATGCATTATCTGAATATGATATCGAAGGTATTTTCGAAGATTGTCTGCGTTCTGCTGTAAATAGAAGTATTGAATTATCTAACCAAGATGATGATGATTAA
- a CDS encoding NUDIX domain-containing protein, with amino-acid sequence MNLYEKTTNKTSIYEGKIIDLEVHDVELPNGETSTREIVLHNGAVAVCALTPDNKIVLVKQFRKPLDDTMLEIPAGKLEIGEEREEAAKRELEEETGYKAKSLQLITDMYGSPGFTNEKISIYLATELLPGEVHLDEDEFIEIHELSISEAQQKLLNNEINDAKTIIAVQYLLLNYNHSK; translated from the coding sequence ATGAACTTATATGAAAAAACTACAAATAAAACAAGTATCTATGAAGGGAAAATTATAGATTTAGAAGTACACGATGTTGAACTACCAAATGGTGAAACTTCTACGCGAGAAATAGTATTACACAATGGGGCAGTTGCTGTATGTGCATTGACGCCTGACAATAAAATCGTATTAGTTAAGCAATTTAGAAAACCACTAGACGATACTATGTTAGAAATACCAGCCGGTAAATTAGAAATAGGGGAAGAAAGAGAAGAAGCGGCTAAGAGAGAATTAGAAGAAGAAACTGGTTATAAAGCAAAATCATTGCAACTTATTACCGATATGTATGGTTCACCCGGGTTTACAAACGAAAAAATCTCAATATATTTAGCAACAGAATTACTTCCAGGCGAAGTTCATTTAGACGAAGATGAATTTATAGAAATTCACGAATTATCAATTAGCGAAGCTCAACAAAAGCTCTTAAACAATGAAATCAACGATGCTAAGACTATTATTGCAGTTCAATATCTATTACTTAATTATAATCATTCTAAATAG